The genomic segment CGGCTCCGGTACAGTGTCCAGCCCCACCCGCGGGCCGCGGGTGACATAGCGTCCGTCGATGATCTCGTCTCGCTCGATGAACAGCCGCGCCCGCCGGCCGCACAGGTCGTGACTATCCAGGCGGCGGTCGATGGCCAGCGCCTGGCACAGCTTGGCCGGGCCATCCGTCAGGCCGGCCGGGCCCGACCGGCGGCGTCGCTGGCGCATGCGCCGTTCCCCCTCGGCCGGGTGCATCGCCCGCAGCAAGACCGCTGCCGGGAAGCCCTCGTCTTCGGTGACCACGTTCAGCATCCAGTGCATGCCGTAGGTGAAGTATACGTAGGCATGCCCCGGCGGACCCCACATCGAGGCGTTGCGGGCGGTGCAGCCGGCGCGGGCATGGCATCCCTGGTCGGCCTGGCCGACGTAGGCCTCGGCCTCGACAATCCAGCCGCTCGTGCGCTGCCC from the Anaerolineales bacterium genome contains:
- a CDS encoding DNA-3-methyladenine glycosylase yields the protein GQRTSGWIVEAEAYVGQADQGCHARAGCTARNASMWGPPGHAYVYFTYGMHWMLNVVTEDEGFPAAVLLRAMHPAEGERRMRQRRRRSGPAGLTDGPAKLCQALAIDRRLDSHDLCGRRARLFIERDEIIDGRYVTRGPRVGLDTVPEPWKSKPWRFRVSASGRKRMEEAGNGTSRG